A region from the Brassica napus cultivar Da-Ae chromosome C8, Da-Ae, whole genome shotgun sequence genome encodes:
- the LOC106446233 gene encoding RNA-binding protein 24 codes for MAYHSIPGSSGFHYLNSPFGDTTFTKVFVGGLAWETQSHTLRRHFEPYGEILEAVVITDKNTGRSKGYGFVTFRDPEAARRACVDPTPIIDGRRANCNLASLGRPPRLPLPNIPGPASPYVGSVQAPRGSLFGSHPYQQTPAYSYQQGVMYPYGVTPYGPEYMYSQSQGLYGPYTGQQYLQVYGAPGGINSPSYQYGQLSQNIPVGHGYTAVQGYSVPGSHMQSPYPSAVAGPSPTQSHPQYMQSSGSDQTTG; via the exons ATGGCGTATCATTCGATTCCGGGCTCCTCGGGGTTTCACTACTTGAATTCTCCTTTTGGTGATACGACCTTCACCAAGGTCTTCGTTGGTGGCCTTGCCTGGGAGACTCAAAGCCACACTCTTCGTCGTCATTTCGAACCTTACGGTGAGATCCTCGAGGCCGTCGTTATTACCGATAAGAACACTGGTCGATCCAAAGGTTACGGCTTT GTGACTTTCCGAGATCCAGAGGCTGCTAGGAGAGCCTGTGTTGATCCAACACCTATTATAGATGGCAGACGTGCGAATTGTAATCTCGCTTCTCTTGGGAGGCCTCCTCGTCTTCCACTACCCAATATTCCTG gaCCTGCTTCTCCGTACGTTGGAAGTGTGCAGGCTCCTCGCGGTTCACTCTTTGGAAGCCATCCGTATCAACAAACGCCTGCTTATAGCTACCAGCAAGGAGTGATGTACCCTTATGG GGTTACACCATATGGACCTGAGTACATGTACTCACAATCTCAG GGCTTATATGGTCCTTACACTGGGCAACAGTACCTTCAGGTTTATGGAGCGCCTGGGGGAATTAACTCACCGAGCTACCAATACGGGCAACTGAGTCAAAACATCCCTGTTGGTCATGGCTATACAGCGGTACAGGGCTATTCAGTTCCAGGAAGTCATATGCAATCTCCCTACCCTTCAGCTGTAGCAGGTCCTTCCCCAACGCAGTCCCATCCTCAGTATATGCAGAGTAGCGGTTCTGATCAAACAACAGGGTGA